The DNA region gtcttggaagaagttaaggagaaaacacaagactttcacccaggaaacaggtgttcatgtcctgaagaagttaagaagaaaacacaagactttcacccaggaaacaggtgttcatgtcctgaagaagttaaggagaaaacacaagactttcacccaggaaataggagttcatgtcccagaaatactacttaaggggaccgCTGTTTTAACCCAACCCATAATATTTTTTCTAATCGTAACTACTCAAGTTTTGTCGGGGATATTTAACTTTAAAGATTACTAAAACTTTGTCATGTGACCGGCCAGCGTTCGCTGTAATTCGTAATGTCATACAAATTGTCGTGCATTGGTGTTCGTACGATATCGTACAAACCCATTCACGAGAAAGGTTCTGCAAGGTTCTTTTTTGCCACAACAGGACTAGCTACAGGAACTAAaggaaacatacattttttgcTATTGCAGGTgcatgttgtagcctaaaatcGCTGAACTTTATTTAGCAAACTCTCACAGCTGACCCAAACAGGTTTGACCGAGAAAAAAGCCAACGCATCTGTCGAAAAATGATGTTTAATATAAAGCAATGTATCagaggggctgtgtgtgtgtgtgtgtgtgtgtgtgtgtgtgtgtgtgtgtgtgtatgcagcaTTTGTTGGAAGTTCATATCAGTTAAAAAGAAACACCATCTggcacaaaaacacagcagagatTTAATTTTGATTGCAGgaggaaacactgtgtgtgtgtgtgtgtgtgtgtgtgtgtgtgtgtgtgtgtgtgtgtgtgtgtgtgtgtgtgtgtgtaatctggATTTCAGCTCTGTTGTCATACAAAATCAGCAGGGAGTGCAAACAAACAGCGATCACAGAGCAtaacgcgtgtgtgtgtgtggctgcacgTAATCATCTCAAAAATCCCAAATTAATATTTACAAGTAGATTAATATATTAAAAGGGATTTGAAATGGTTTgaacaacaagtcctccaaaccatacaaccATACCGGAGCGTTCTCTTCgtcgttaacgttgtgaaatggtCCCAGTTAGCTTTAGACACCAACAGTAGTTGGTTAATaatttttttgctcctttttttttgttgtgtttttgtccttttATTTTTGACTGTTGGCCCTTTTGTCCACTACCACCAGTACTGTATACGCGCCActcaccaacttattaccactactGTTACacatatttttggaattcatggtcaataaacctcttttaaaaaggaaattataCCACATTTTTTAGtcaaaaaagcaaatattatgacttatttagactaatattagagTAATGTATGctgatggataatcacagatgTGTGTATGTCAAGGTTTAGTCCAAATACTGTTAAGAAAGTgtttacattgttttcaaatgctataaaattgaagaaaacactcaaaatgtaatgaaagtaTTATGATTATTAATTGTACTTgcgaagagcgttgtagggaaccatccatgttatttttgggtaatttcagttaaaaaagaaccccatatttctgataaagaCATTTTGATAACGGTGGACAACCAGTTTGGTTAGCTTTAGACACGAAAACTACCTAGTTAAGTAGATAAAaagatggaggtttgggttcaaatcagatgTGACTTCACATCCTGAAGGTTACCACGTGACGTTCGataattttaagaaaattcGCCGTTTACTtttcaagacgtgacatgaaCTCCGGTCTCTTGATTCTAGTGGAGATCTCAAAGTTTCCAAAGAAACCAAATATGTcaggatgatttttttttggagacAAATGTCTAATTAAATTGTGGAGCCTTACTGTACCAGGATTTTCAAAAATACTGGAGGTGAAGTGTCTCCTCAAACATTTTGGCAGAAGAGGAttggataaaataaaaacatagagATATAGCAGGGCGCGAGGCTCATGTACGTGTTTTGAGACCCCCGAACCTGTATTTTTAACCTCTTTTTTGGGAGTGGGTTGACTTTCATATTTTTTGAAGGTGAATGTCACGATTGAAGACTGGAGAGGAGACTTTGAAAGTGcacaaattgtgtttttattcaccAAAACAACACTAAAACATACTCAAACCAAAAATATAAACCAAAATATTAAACTGAGGCAAAATAACAGCAAGTGAAGTGAAGGAGTTTAAATACGTTGGGGGTCTTGCTagcaagtgaggggacaatggaatCTCCTGAAGCCCTTTTTAACTCAGCCTACCCCTAAATGGACCATACCACCTGAACAGGTGATTATAGGGTGGACTAACCTGAGCAAGCAACACTAACTAAGTTTCTCAAAACATCATTACAATCAGATAGATCAGTAACTGCCGACattactatttatttatatatgtgtgcacCCACAACAATAGGCACcccaaatataaaaatgtaatttatcgCAGAACTAGCTTACCTATTGTTCTACACCTTAGGATTGCCCAGCCCCTCCCTAAAGAAAGGACCTAATGAGGCAAACCTGCATCCACTCCATCCATTAAGCTGGTGAGCAGCTGATctaacccccccacacacacacacacacacacacacacacacacacacacacacacacacacacacacacacacacacacacacacacacacacacacacatcacaggcAGAACCATAGCCTAtgtcaaataataaagtaacaaaTTCAAACAATAACCTACAACATTACAGTGTAATTAAGAATTAAGCAACTccaaaattataatatatattaattttgGGAACAGGGCACATTAGCGAGGCAAAAAAAtgactgatacacacacacacacacacacacacacacacacacacacacacacacacacacattgtttcaatatctttgtggggactcgTCATTGACACAAGgtattccctagccccttaccctaaccttaaccatcacaactgaatgtctaaccttaacccttaccctaaccttaaccatcacaactaagtgcctaaccttaacccttaccctaaccctaaccataacctaattctaaccctaatcctaaaaccaagtcttaaccctcaaacagccctttaaacttgtggggtccagcattttggccccacaaagctgtcccaACCAAGTATACTGTACTCAcgttttttggaccccacgaatataattaaacaagtaacacacacacacacacacacacacacacacacacacacacacacacacacacacacacacacacacacacacacaccttcaggcCCTGGGTgtatctattattattattattagtctgtttccatacaccagtgagaaaagaagaaaataaacagtttGTGCTGCAGTACTGACTGCTGCCAACAGGAGGCACTCTGGTTACAGAGACAGACCCAAAGCCTCTgggctctgtctgtctgtgtgtgtgtgtgtgtgtgtgtgtgtgtgtgtgtaagtagaCAATAGGTCAGtgcttcacctcctcctcctcctcctcttccctccacccccccaaaaaaaacgcGGACGCACGGAGAACGTGCACGCGCTGTGTTTGCTGACATGAATTCAAACTATTATACTGTCGCTGAGAAAACAAAGCCTGCCCTCGCCGCCTGTGCGCTTttacgcacacgcacgcacgcacgcacaggcGGCGAGGGCACAAACCGACATGCGCTTTTACGCACAAGCGCAGAATTGGGATTTTACGCACTCATGCACAGAGAGGAGGGCGCGTGACGCACGGCGCAATTATTTAGGGAGAGGTGTACGCGCGTAAataccgagagagagagagagagagattaaagaGAGCAGATAAAAATGTCAGGTTTGTGTCGGTGGAGACATTAAAGGTCGCCATTGGAGGCTCCGTTCACAGacgcagagagaggaagaagaagcagaaagaaaagaggatttgttgacaaaaaTCTTTGGAGAAGCTCCTCCTCTGCGAGACGGAACCTCCTTAATTACTAATTTCTCTACATccaagcctctctctctctctctctctctctgtctgtctctctctctctctctctctctctctctctctctcactactCCTCCATCCATGCATTTCTCATCCTGaccctcctttctctctttcctctctctgtctctcttttcgtTTCCAGTCTGGATAACGGAGCTGGACTATAGCTTGGAGTTcttgttgttattattttttttattatcattattattattatttattcctCGTTGTTTTTTGGGAGACAGACCCCGCCACCGGGCATGGAGGATGTAAAAGACCCGCCGATCGTTCACCGGTCCTCCTCCTTCAGTATCAAGAGCCTCCTGCTGCCCTCAAAGTGCGACAGCAGACCGGACTCCGTGGCCGCTGCAGCCGCCGCCGCTGCAGCCGCCGCCGCCACCGCGGTTGTCTGCATCCCGGGgaccttctctccctctccggGCTCCGACTCTGAGAAGTCGCTGGACCCGGCGGAGGTGGACTCCACGGCTGCGGCTCTGGACCCAGAGAAACcgggggaagaggaggaggagggcggagagggagaaggagacgGAGGGGACAGCGCCAAAGCTGCGCCGGAACAGAAAGCCAACAGCGCGAAAAACGGGAAATATGACAAGCCTCCTTTCAGCTACAACGCTCTCATCATGATGGCCATCCGCCAGAGCCCCGAGAAGAGGCTCACGCTCAACGGCATCTACGAGTTCATCATGAAAAACTTCCCGTACTACCGGGAGCACAAGCAGGGCTGGCAGAACTCCATCCGGCACAACCTGAGCCTCAATAAGTGCTTCGTGAAGGTTCCCCGGCACTACGACGACCCGGGGAAGGGCAACTACTGGATGCTGGACCCGAGCAGCGATGATGTTTTCATCGGGGGGACGACGGGGAAGCTGCGCAGGCGCTCCGCCACCTCCAGGGGCAAGCTGGCAATGAAGCGCGGGCTGCGCTTCGCTCCGCTCGGCCTGGGGATTAACGAGCGGGCGAACAACCCGCTCTACTGGCAGATCTCACCCTTCCTCTCcctgcaccaccaccaccatcaccacccacaCTACAACGGATCCTCGCCCGGGTTTTTGAACCAGGCAGCCGGGTACGGGTCGCTGCTGCCCGCGGTGGAGCAGCTGAGCAACGGGGAGCTGGGGCGCTCCATCCTCGGCGGCTCGTTGTCGAACAGTTACGGGATGAGCGGGTCGCCGGTCGGGCTGCTCTCCGGACAGACAGCCGGGTATTTTGTCTCAGGGAACCAGCATGCAGGGGTGCAGGGGCCGCCGGGAGGAGGACCGCCGCCGCCGCATCTCCAGCAGAGCGCGCAGGGTTACGGCGGCCTCGCGGCGAGCAGCTCCCCGCAGAGCCTGCTGACGGACTCCCTCAGAAACAGCTCCCTACCGGCCTTCTCATCGGGCGTGTCCGCGGGCTTCCCCGGGGTGCTGTCCCATCAAAAGAGGGTGACTCCAAACGCTTTCCTAAACTGAACTCTGCAAACCTCTTcaccatcactttttttttttttttttttttttttttttttaccgcgCATGGCACCGGGACGCGGACGCACAAAAGACGTCACGTTAAAGGGGCAAATAATAAGTGGTAAATATCGAAACATTGATTgcaaaaagtatatatatatataataagtgAAACTTTTTGGCCATATTCTGCCCCACCCGAAGAGCAAAGGGTGGGTttattttgatttcattttctttcgCTTTTGGTTTAAACATAAAAGGGACACACTTTTTGTTACCCGCGGGTTGTACAACTGTATAAACTAGACTTGCCAAAGGTAACACTAAGTATATTTCAAGCTATTTATATCTTGTACAAATATTTTCAGTACTTTTCTTTCTTGAgtcttttatttatgttttgtatttattgtaaaatgtatttaaattctATTTGTCAGTGTAAACTTATCAGtattgagggaaaaaaaaggggagggagggagggaataaGACAAACAcggttaattattattattattattttttttagacaatCAAGGACAAAAAAGACAATCAAAActtctcattttctctcttttttgggaggaaaaggaaataatgaataaatgaagCCTTAACATTTAGAAACAATCAGGGGTTTGAGAGGAAGAATAAGCCTATAAATCATACTCAGGTTTGACCCCGGACAGGccgaataataataaaataaaagcgtgaacaatcattaaaaaaaaactgctctgAGCGAAGAGTTTCCTTCCAAAATAACGATATCCAAAACCGTGTTAATCCAACATGGCAGAGCTGTAGTATaaagctataataataataataataataataataataataataataataataataataataataataataatcctcaCTGCTGCCTTTCAACTGCTTCCAAATGTCTTGAACCGCCCCTTTAaatccaaataaataaataaataaataaaacggatAGAAATGCTTTTGGAAAAGAACTCTTCTTATGTAGCCTACAGTTATGCAAAATAACacgtttttgtttgttttttgtttgttttttggttcACAAGCCCAGATTGTCGTCTTCACTTCAGTTGATATAggttttgaatatgtgtgtgtgtgtgtgtgtgggtgtgtgcgtaaAAGCTCCTGCGCATGTGCGCTAAAAGCAGCCCTAAAACCTACCaaacctaatttaaaaaaaaaaaaaaaaaaaaaacccaacaacaACCGTTCAGCCGCCCGTCGTAGCGTTTGTAATGACGCCGCTGATCGGCTCCAATTTCCGGGGGGAAAGTTTCTCAGTGACCGGTCGGAGGACGGAGGCCTCtgtgtgcttcttttttttttctgcagtttttaatttattttggggGGGAAACAAACCCAGCGGCTCCTAAAAATAACACCAGCCccctgaaacaaacacacacacacacacacacacacacacacacacacacacacacacacacacacacacacacacacacacacacacacacacacacacacacacacagagtcaggtGAAAAACTCGTATCTCCAAAATACCATTTTCAACCATGAAAATTCATTTTCAAATCAaagtttgacaaaataatctcaaaGCAGTTGCCCTAAAATGAGCCAGTGCTGTTCCAGATCGTTCTCTATCAACAGCATTATGAATATGTCGATATTTATACCAAATTAGGCTATATAATATGATTTAttaggaaggaaaaaaaagtaactttATGTAAAAAAATCACACACTTGAGTAGCTTCACTtctatttatcacaaatctttttatttatttaaatttagcttatttttatttattttttataaaaaaggcCGCACAGAAAACGTTGCGTATTTGaactgtagctacacacagaatttttgtttttttaattacaggGTAAAATCAGAGTAATgagctcttctttttttccaaaagTTTGTCACAAAgtcttttagatttttttgtcatttttgggcgtggtttttccgacatttttgccccctgtgttgtctccctgTCGACTATgcacctttttgtttttctctgtcaaaattttgaaattaaaatgttttatttttcactaCTTCcgatgtttttttgtcacttttaaaagaaaatgttttcgtCTTTTTTCCCCCGCCACGTTTAAGAAgtttttcccaacattttttgtcactttttacaacgttattttatcaatttattttttcaaatgatataaaatttaataaaactccCAAATTCAATacaaagtagtgaactgatcatttatttaacttttgagGAGCGTTgtacggaaccatccacgttattattttgaaaatttAGTTGAAAAAAccccccaaatttctgatataaaaactttttgaaaaaggagagttaaaattacattttaatgttttcagaTGTTTACTAACAGAACATCTTTTTATCAGAgtattatactatattatataatagTATTACATATGTTGGGCCAAACACAAATTATTGTGTATTTTAACTGCAGCTACACGCGCACAGTTTCCGACAAAGTCCAGATAATGAGCCGCCAGAACTTTTTCTCTTATTTTACGGATTCATTTCTTACAGTGTAGAGCCTGAAATGAGCCAGTTTGAGTAACCGGTGTTGTGCCAAGAAGTGATCATCCCCCAAAAGCATGTTTAAATACATCCACAACTACCATTGGAAACCTGCGAGTTACTGGATGCACtactcctttaaaaaaaaaagcatttcaacAGCTACAATCTGTCAGATATATAAGATTCATTCTTTAAATTAAATCCTTTTGAGGCAGAGATAATAAGAAAAAACCTTTTATGGACAAAGTAAGGGCTGTGATCACTTTTTATGGGTTGTACTGctcctttaaaaatgtatttttaatggtTTTAAGTACTGCAGTGTGTCAGATATAACTGAAATTAAGTCATTTTGAATTTTGTTTTGGCGCAACACCATGCAGAACACACAAGtaacttttaattgttattaacagtgTCATAAATGTGTCAATATTGATGCAAAAATAGGCGATATAAGGTGATTTATTGGGAATAAAAACAAGAAATTCTACACTGTAAGAAataaatctgtaaagtaacagAGAAGGTTTTGGGCAGCTCGTTAGCCGGACTTTGTCCCGcgaataaaaaaacaggaattATATGTTTGTagctacagttaaaatacaCGACATTCggaaaaaaagggacaaacgCTGTAATAAGGAACGAAAACATCGGGAAAAGCACCAAAGtgggtaaaaaacaaacaaaacagacttaaaaacgttgtaaaaaatgtcacaaaaggtaaaaaaaaccgacaaaaatggtgaataaaaaaaaacagccaaaatgtcgacttaaaaaataaataaaaataaattcacaAATGTCGGTAAACAGCGAGGTTGTGGATGTTAACCGCCCAAACATCCGTCGCCGACAGAAGTTATCGGAGCACAGTTATTACGGTATTCAACATGTACAAAACTAAAAATACAACTGGGAATGAATCTCGTTCTACGCACGTTTTCTGTCCAAATATTCACTCACACGATCGTTAATACACAGATGTCTCTAAGGCCTCctgctgcacactggctgcttggcgtgtccgtttatatttcggctcccatggtaacaggttagagttCGCGTGACACGCTCGAACTGCCGAAAACACgcgcatgctagaaataggactgGCGCCTATTttgcgtttccaggcaaaatagaataggaaaatatgtttatatgtcgttttagacacaaatacatattaataaatgacatgttgatgtttgaaagtctcgaggttttgacataaatgcagatatataaatgtaatttaaaataattacaataaataattataatttttctaatattgcacctgtcaatccagaaggaaatattctggagcctatttagCCGttaatactgccgacgttgtcgttgctgtaatcagatcagtatatatttatgtttatgtttatgggaaacatacatgtgtccaggccagtgtgcaggaggcctgaGAGTGTAAGTCCAATCAGACACATGAGTACCCTGACGTGTAATTACGAAGAACAGGCTGATATTTATACCAAAATAGGctataaaacatgatttattaggggggaaaaaacaagcatttcaAATTAGACACGAGTATCCTGACTTCTAACAGTTATTATCAGTGTTATTAACAGGCTGATATTAACATGAAAAATAGACTTTTGTATCGTATTTATTGGGGACACAAACAAGCAGTTCTATAAGATCGGACACACGAGTTATCGTTATGATCAGGCCGGTATTTCTTTTAATCATAAAATAGACTTTCGTATCATGTTTATTGGGAACAAAACGTGCAATTTGATGCAAAATCCGACACACTGAGCTCCCAAAAATGATCTCCTTTGTGTTAACCTCTGTGTTGTCGTCGGCTATGcaactttttagtttttctgggtcagcattttttttttgtcacttttttcaagtttttgtcacttttccttcAACGTTATTCTATGAATTTTTCTTAAAAATGCcataaaattcaataaaaacacccaaattcaatgaaagtagtgaactgattatGTATTTTACTTGTGAGGAGCGTTgtacggaaccatccacgttattttttttgacaattttgttGAACGAAATCCAAATTTCTGATTTAGAAAACTTTGTGAAAATGGGGTCAATTGCTCGACTGTGAAATTGGCTCCTTTAGATCGAATCGGCGACTATTCAGGCTCATCCCCGCGAGAAATAAATCTGCATCATGGGACTGCTGAGTCATGGTACAGAGCTGCTGAGTCATGGTACAGACACCTTTCTTTGGACCGATTCAGGCACTGCATCATCTTCACTTTAATTTCAGTTTGGAAACCATTTTTTGGGGGATTTATCTTGAGTGTTTTATGCCCCCGCGGAGCCAACAAATGAGCCACAAAAATCACCATAATTGGAGACACAAGGTGTTCAGAAAACTGCAATGATATCATATTATACAtgcaactttttttaattttatgttgGGAGTAAAATCTGCACAGAGAGCTGAAAATAGACACTTTTTCTGAcacttttgtccttttttttttcacacttttaGCACGTTTTTTTTGCCGTTGAACGCATCTTATCACTAGACTACCATGTATTAACAACACTCAGACCGACTTATTATTAGTGTTACACTTATTTTGGGAATTCATGGtgaataaacctaatttatatgaaaGTTCAGAGAGGAGACTAGTTGCAAAAacctttgcatttctttttcaaatgctaaagaaattgaataaaacacccaaaattcaatgaaagtagatcTCTGATCTCTTGTATACGAAGGGCCTTGTATGGAATCATCCGTCTGTGTTATTTTGGGGTTATTACAATTAGGTAGCTAAAAAGAAATCCATTTTCCTTTTAATGAAcgaatttaaatttaatttacattACTTTATTTCAACACGCTGCaggtttttcaaaataagagtctgCTTCTTGTTATTCGTCCCTATGCCAAACTcacttatttttaaaatgttttatttttttttacttttcgcACATTCAATAATTCTATGCAGAAGTGTTGGAAAATATCCcataatacttaaaaaaaaggaagatctattcactattttgataatttgaaaccacacacacacacacacacacacacacacacacacacacacacacacacacacacacacttcgagTTAAATTTaacccattttcaaaagtttcTAAATCAGAAATTTGGATTTCGTTCAACAAAATTGTCAAAACTGGTTCCATTCAACGAAGTAAAATACATAATCAGTTCACTAcgttcattgaatttgggtgttttagtcaatataatattgcattttaaaaaagaattgatgaaagaaatgttgaaaactgacaaaaacatcagggaaagcgacaaaagtgtcgaaaaagacgaccaaaatgtttataaaataatctatttttaaattttgacccagaaaaaactcaaaattgCTTGTTGATCGACGAGAAGACAAGACGAGGGTTAAAGTCTTAATAAAGCCGACGTTTGATTTACAAAAAAGCATTTACACTGTAAGAAATAAATCTGGAAAATAACAGGAGAAGTTCTGGCAGCTTGTTAGCTGGactaatttgatttaaaaaaaattaataataaaaaaagagaaatgcagCTAATGTTTGTagctacagttaaaatacagaacaaTTTCTGTTTGGCCTATTATATAAAAGTCTCTCTtacgaagctgttcagttagtGAAAGTTCTGAAAACattaaacagcaaaaaaaagtgtcaaaaaggtcgtaaacaacaaaaaaacaattttgtcagaaaaagcttcaaaaacatcaaaataacaacgaaaatgtctaaaaaaaaacgCACAAAAAACCCCGACAAACTTTGGAACAAATGACAGAAAAATTTGGGGaacaaaagcttcaaaaaccattggaaaaagtgtcaaaaaatgtcaaaaagaagcACCAACGTTGACTTGTTTCCCCCAACTCTCCGCTACCGATCGGAGCCCAGATTCAGTCAttggaaatttaaaaaaaaccatgACGACCGTGAATTACGTTCTACGGACTATTTCTATGAATCTCATTTTCTTTTAGGCTTAAACTTGATAAAAAAAACCCCCAAATCATTTAAATTCTATAAGAAATAAATCCTTTGAAATTATGATTTTCTGCATATTTAATTAAACACTCGGCACAAACTGGCCACCGTACTTTTAAATCAGTTCAGTGGctgtaacaaaataaatgacaaaaggtTACATGAAGTTCtcttaacacatttaaaaattcaaaaaaaatattttcatcgAACCTGCACTtcctgttttcaaaataaatttcaaaataaagtacaacatttttttttaaatgagcagCGTTTGACTATAAAAGTCATGGATCAGTAAAAAATACTTACTTTGGTTTATTATTTCCACCAATATTAGTTTTTGAAAGAGTcaatttttgccactttttttacgtttattgcatttttttctgtCGCTTTCTTcgactttttaaaaagtttttcgGCCCTGTATTCAGAGGCCTGAACATACGTTCTGTTTGCTATTAATATGAGTATCTCACGTTAACAGATGGAGGAACTAGACAACATTTTACCCCtggggattttattttattttattttaaccatcaggctgtcctcgggtcaaaatttgacagttttttaagtttttagtaTCAGAAATATGAGTTATATTCAACCAAAAATGTGATCCACTCAGTATCCTCTGATCTGAACTAATgggtcaaaataattcataatttctgcttgtTTTAGTGAAATGGGGAACCTCAAATAAGAACTAAAAGCTTTTCGGAGGGGGCCCAATAACACCAGACATACAACAGATAAtattaaatta from Perca flavescens isolate YP-PL-M2 chromosome 17, PFLA_1.0, whole genome shotgun sequence includes:
- the LOC114571787 gene encoding forkhead box protein G1, translating into MEDVKDPPIVHRSSSFSIKSLLLPSKCDSRPDSVAAAAAAAAAAAATAVVCIPGTFSPSPGSDSEKSLDPAEVDSTAAALDPEKPGEEEEEGGEGEGDGGDSAKAAPEQKANSAKNGKYDKPPFSYNALIMMAIRQSPEKRLTLNGIYEFIMKNFPYYREHKQGWQNSIRHNLSLNKCFVKVPRHYDDPGKGNYWMLDPSSDDVFIGGTTGKLRRRSATSRGKLAMKRGLRFAPLGLGINERANNPLYWQISPFLSLHHHHHHHPHYNGSSPGFLNQAAGYGSLLPAVEQLSNGELGRSILGGSLSNSYGMSGSPVGLLSGQTAGYFVSGNQHAGVQGPPGGGPPPPHLQQSAQGYGGLAASSSPQSLLTDSLRNSSLPAFSSGVSAGFPGVLSHQKRVTPNAFLN